One Microbacterium sp. W4I20 DNA window includes the following coding sequences:
- the ilvC gene encoding ketol-acid reductoisomerase encodes MSTEIFYDADADLSLIQGKKVAIVGYGSQGHAHAQNLRDSGVEVAIALKEGSKSAAKAEEAGFAVKTVAEATEWADLIMILAPDQHQRTIYSESIAPNLTAGKTLAFAHGFNIRFGYIDAPEGVDVILVAPKAPGHTVRREFVAGRGIPDIIAVERDASGHAWDTALSYAKAIGGTRAGVIKTTFTEETETDLFGEQAVLCGGVSHLVQAGFETLTEAGYQPQIAYFEVLHELKLIVDLMWEGGIAKQRWSISDTAEFGDYVSGPRVIDARVKESMQGVLADIQSGAFAKRFIDDQDNGAEEFLALRAKEEQHPIEVTGKELRSLFAWKQTDEDYVDGSAAR; translated from the coding sequence GTGAGCACCGAGATCTTCTACGACGCCGACGCAGACCTGTCCCTGATCCAGGGCAAGAAGGTCGCGATCGTCGGTTACGGATCGCAGGGTCACGCCCACGCGCAGAACCTGCGCGACTCGGGTGTCGAGGTCGCCATCGCGCTCAAGGAGGGCTCCAAGTCCGCCGCGAAGGCCGAAGAGGCGGGCTTCGCCGTCAAGACCGTCGCCGAGGCCACCGAGTGGGCCGACCTGATCATGATCCTCGCGCCGGACCAGCACCAGCGCACCATCTACAGCGAGTCGATCGCGCCGAACCTGACCGCGGGCAAGACCCTCGCCTTCGCGCACGGCTTCAACATCCGCTTCGGCTACATCGACGCTCCCGAGGGCGTCGACGTCATCCTCGTCGCGCCGAAGGCTCCCGGCCACACGGTGCGCCGCGAGTTCGTCGCCGGTCGCGGCATCCCCGACATCATCGCCGTCGAGCGCGACGCGTCGGGTCACGCCTGGGACACCGCACTCTCGTACGCCAAGGCCATCGGCGGCACTCGCGCCGGCGTCATCAAGACGACCTTCACCGAAGAGACCGAGACCGACCTGTTCGGCGAGCAGGCCGTGCTCTGCGGTGGCGTCAGCCACCTCGTGCAGGCCGGCTTCGAGACCCTCACCGAGGCGGGCTACCAGCCGCAGATCGCCTACTTCGAGGTGCTCCACGAGCTCAAGCTCATCGTCGACCTGATGTGGGAGGGCGGCATCGCCAAGCAGCGCTGGTCGATCTCCGACACGGCCGAGTTCGGCGACTACGTCTCGGGCCCCCGCGTCATCGACGCCCGCGTCAAGGAGAGCATGCAGGGCGTCCTCGCGGACATCCAGTCCGGTGCCTTCGCCAAGCGCTTCATCGACGACCAGGACAACGGCGCTGAGGAGTTCCTCGCGCTGCGTGCCAAGGAAGAGCAGCACCCCATCGAGGTCACCGGCAAGGAGCTGCGCTCGCTCTTCGCCTGGAAGCAGACCGACGAGGACTACGTCGACGGCAGCGCTGCGCGCTGA
- a CDS encoding MFS transporter has translation MTRTASIPTTETDAPRVGARGWAALVVLMLPVLLVSVDNTVLSFALPEISIALAPSGAEQLWIIDVYPLVLAGLLVTMGTLGDRFGRKRMLLIGATGFAAVSVLAAFAPTAGLLIAARALLGFFGAMLMPSTLSLLRSIFQNRDQRRMAIAVWASAFSAGAALGPIVGGFLLEHFAWGSVFLLAVPVLIPLLIAGPLLVPESRDPKPGRIDPLSILLSMAAMIPVVYAIKSLAVDGPSVSVGAWALLGIAMGVLFVRRQLRAEIPMLDMALFRRGTFSGAIMVNLLSVVALVGFLYFVSQHLQLVLGLSPMVAGFALVPGMVAMIVAGLGVVPISRRLRPHILVPGALLFSVAGYLIVAFTTHEHGVAPLIIAFVVLGLGIGAAETISNELILSSAPVEKAGAASAVSETAYELGAVLGTAILGGIITAFYRGALVLPAGLPADVAHAARETLAGAYTAAEQLPARLGDALWDAAAAAFGSGVMVTSLIGAALVVVAGLIAAVTLRKAPTH, from the coding sequence ATGACCCGTACTGCGTCGATCCCGACGACAGAGACGGATGCTCCCCGCGTCGGAGCCCGCGGCTGGGCGGCGCTCGTCGTCCTCATGCTGCCGGTGCTGCTGGTGTCGGTGGACAACACGGTCCTGAGCTTCGCGCTGCCCGAGATCTCCATCGCACTCGCCCCCTCGGGAGCCGAGCAGCTGTGGATCATCGACGTGTATCCGCTGGTGCTCGCAGGACTGCTCGTCACCATGGGAACCCTCGGCGACCGCTTCGGACGGAAGCGGATGCTGCTGATCGGCGCGACCGGTTTCGCCGCGGTCTCGGTGCTGGCCGCTTTCGCGCCGACTGCCGGACTGCTGATCGCCGCACGGGCGCTGCTCGGCTTCTTCGGCGCCATGCTGATGCCGTCGACGCTCTCCCTGCTGCGCTCGATCTTCCAGAACCGCGACCAGCGCCGGATGGCCATCGCGGTCTGGGCCTCGGCGTTCTCGGCCGGAGCCGCTCTGGGCCCGATCGTCGGTGGATTCCTGCTCGAGCACTTCGCCTGGGGGTCCGTCTTCCTCCTCGCGGTGCCCGTGCTGATCCCGCTGCTGATCGCCGGTCCGCTGCTGGTACCGGAGAGCCGCGACCCGAAGCCCGGACGCATCGACCCCCTCAGCATCCTGCTCTCGATGGCGGCCATGATCCCGGTCGTCTACGCCATCAAGTCGCTCGCGGTCGACGGCCCGTCCGTCTCGGTCGGAGCCTGGGCGCTGCTCGGAATCGCGATGGGCGTGCTGTTCGTCCGCCGCCAGCTCCGCGCGGAGATCCCGATGCTCGACATGGCGCTGTTCCGCCGCGGCACGTTCTCCGGGGCGATCATGGTGAACCTGCTCAGCGTGGTGGCGCTCGTCGGCTTCCTCTACTTCGTGTCGCAGCACCTGCAGCTCGTGCTGGGACTCTCGCCCATGGTGGCCGGCTTCGCCCTCGTCCCCGGCATGGTCGCGATGATCGTCGCCGGCCTCGGGGTCGTCCCGATCTCGCGTCGCCTGCGGCCGCACATCCTCGTGCCCGGAGCGCTGCTGTTCTCGGTGGCGGGCTACCTGATCGTCGCGTTCACCACGCACGAGCACGGTGTGGCACCGCTGATCATCGCCTTCGTGGTGCTGGGCCTCGGTATCGGCGCCGCCGAGACGATCTCCAACGAGCTGATCCTGTCGAGTGCTCCGGTCGAGAAGGCGGGAGCTGCGAGTGCGGTCTCCGAGACAGCGTACGAGCTGGGTGCCGTGCTCGGCACGGCGATCCTCGGCGGCATCATCACCGCCTTCTACCGCGGGGCGCTGGTGCTGCCCGCCGGCCTGCCGGCGGATGTGGCGCATGCCGCCCGCGAGACTCTCGCCGGCGCCTACACGGCCGCAGAGCAGCTGCCCGCCCGGCTCGGCGATGCGCTGTGGGATGCCGCCGCCGCGGCCTTCGGCTCCGGCGTGATGGTGACCTCGCTGATCGGCGCTGCGCTGGTGGTCGTCGCCGGACTCATCGCCGCCGTCACACTGCGCAAGGCACCCACGCACTGA
- a CDS encoding TetR/AcrR family transcriptional regulator, with protein sequence MPRPPLAREKVLDAFESIVIADGERAATLEATAKAAGVSKGGLLYHFGSKEELAAGLLDRLDALTTADLEIMASAEEGPVAYYVRTSVMEDEALDRALIAASRLAQGGMVAAAEGLRNNRRRWQEAIRPHVRDAASLDLVMLLSDGLYFNNSLDVHGAERLVPHREELAALIALVLKATA encoded by the coding sequence ATGCCTCGACCTCCCCTCGCCCGCGAGAAGGTGCTCGACGCCTTCGAATCGATCGTGATCGCCGACGGAGAGCGCGCCGCCACCCTCGAGGCCACGGCCAAGGCGGCCGGCGTCTCCAAGGGCGGACTGCTGTATCACTTCGGCTCGAAGGAAGAACTCGCGGCGGGCCTGCTGGACCGGCTCGACGCCCTGACGACCGCCGACCTCGAGATCATGGCGTCGGCAGAGGAAGGGCCAGTCGCCTATTACGTGCGCACCTCGGTGATGGAGGACGAAGCTCTCGATCGCGCGCTCATCGCGGCCTCACGGCTCGCGCAGGGCGGAATGGTCGCCGCCGCCGAGGGGCTGCGCAACAACCGTCGCCGCTGGCAGGAGGCGATCCGTCCGCACGTGCGCGACGCGGCGAGCCTGGACCTGGTCATGCTGCTCAGCGACGGCCTCTACTTCAACAACTCGCTGGACGTGCACGGAGCCGAGCGGCTGGTCCCCCACCGCGAAGAGCTGGCTGCGTTGATCGCGCTGGTCCTGAAGGCGACTGCGTGA
- the serA gene encoding phosphoglycerate dehydrogenase: protein MPKPVVLIAEVLSPATIEALGPDFDVRNVDGTDREALFAALADADAVLIRSATHIDEEALAHAPQLKVVARAGVGLDNVDIKAATAAGVMVVNAPTSNIVSAAELTVGHILSLARRIPAAHASLSAGQWKRSSFTGAELFEKTVGIVGLGRIGALVAARLAAFDMRVVAYDPYVTSARAQQLGVQLLTLDELVAEADFLTIHMPKTPETTGMIGAEQFKAMKPTAFVVNVARGGLIDEAALHEALVAGEIAGAGLDVFTSEPPAEGGTARPLLDLPNVVVTPHLGASTEEAQEKAGVSVARSVRLALGGDLVPDAVNVAGGVIDPYVRPGISLVEKLGQIFAALATSPLTSLDVEVHGELNEYDVSVLKLAALKGVFTNIVSETVSYVNAPLLAEQRGIAVRLLKDDVSDEYRNLITLTGALSDGSQLSVSGTLTGPKQAEKLVGINDHTLELPIEKHHVVMLYTDRPGIVAVYGQKFGEAGINIAGMQIARQAAGAQALSVLTLDSPVSDELLDDVRDAIDADLFRQIEITEI, encoded by the coding sequence GTGCCGAAGCCCGTTGTGCTCATCGCCGAAGTGCTCTCTCCCGCCACGATCGAGGCCCTCGGCCCCGACTTCGACGTTCGCAACGTCGACGGCACCGACCGGGAAGCGCTCTTCGCCGCGCTGGCGGATGCCGACGCCGTGCTCATCCGCTCGGCCACGCACATCGATGAGGAGGCGCTCGCCCACGCGCCGCAGTTGAAGGTCGTGGCGCGCGCCGGCGTCGGCCTCGACAACGTCGACATCAAGGCGGCCACCGCGGCGGGCGTGATGGTCGTCAACGCGCCGACGTCGAACATCGTCTCCGCCGCCGAGCTCACCGTCGGCCACATCCTCAGCCTCGCGCGTCGGATCCCCGCCGCGCACGCCTCTCTCTCGGCCGGACAGTGGAAGCGCAGCTCGTTCACGGGAGCCGAGCTCTTCGAGAAGACCGTCGGCATCGTCGGCCTCGGCCGCATCGGCGCTCTCGTCGCCGCACGTCTCGCCGCCTTCGACATGCGCGTCGTCGCGTACGACCCCTATGTCACCTCCGCTCGCGCCCAGCAGCTCGGCGTGCAGCTCCTCACCCTCGACGAGCTCGTGGCAGAAGCCGACTTCCTCACCATTCACATGCCGAAGACGCCGGAGACCACCGGCATGATCGGCGCCGAGCAGTTCAAGGCCATGAAGCCGACCGCTTTCGTCGTGAACGTCGCTCGCGGCGGGTTGATCGACGAGGCCGCTCTTCACGAGGCACTCGTCGCCGGTGAGATCGCCGGCGCCGGTCTCGACGTCTTCACGTCGGAGCCGCCGGCAGAGGGCGGCACCGCGCGCCCGCTGCTCGACCTTCCGAACGTGGTCGTGACCCCGCACCTGGGCGCGAGCACGGAAGAGGCGCAGGAGAAGGCCGGCGTCTCCGTCGCCCGCTCCGTGCGTCTGGCCCTCGGTGGCGACCTGGTCCCCGACGCGGTGAACGTCGCCGGCGGCGTGATCGACCCCTATGTCCGCCCCGGAATCTCGCTGGTCGAGAAGCTCGGTCAGATCTTCGCCGCTCTCGCGACATCGCCTCTCACGAGCCTCGACGTCGAGGTGCACGGCGAGCTGAACGAGTACGACGTCAGCGTGCTCAAGCTGGCCGCCCTCAAGGGCGTCTTCACGAACATCGTCAGCGAGACCGTGTCGTACGTGAACGCGCCGCTGCTCGCCGAGCAGCGCGGCATCGCCGTGCGCCTGCTCAAGGACGACGTCAGCGACGAGTACCGCAACCTCATCACCCTCACCGGCGCGCTCTCGGACGGTTCGCAGCTGTCGGTCTCCGGCACCCTCACCGGGCCGAAGCAGGCGGAGAAGCTCGTCGGCATCAACGATCACACCCTCGAACTGCCGATCGAGAAGCACCACGTCGTGATGCTGTACACCGACCGCCCGGGCATCGTGGCCGTGTACGGCCAGAAATTCGGCGAGGCGGGCATCAACATCGCGGGCATGCAGATCGCGCGTCAGGCGGCGGGCGCACAGGCGCTCAGCGTTCTCACGCTCGACTCGCCGGTCTCGGATGAGCTACTCGACGATGTGCGTGACGCGATCGACGCCGACCTGTTCCGTCAGATCGAGATCACCGAGATCTGA
- a CDS encoding 3-isopropylmalate dehydrogenase, with protein MSRVVKLAVIPGDGIGPEVVAEAEKVLDAVTAQSDVVFEKTRFSLGAARFLETGDTLTDEDLEAISAQDAILLGAVGGTPGDPRLKDANIERGLLLKLRFTLDHYVNLRPSKLFTGAPGPLANPGEIDFVVVREGTEGPYVGNGGAIRKGTPHEIANETSVNTAFGVERVVRYAFDLAERRRRKLTLVHKTNVLVHAGGIWQRIVNEVAAAHPDVAVDYLHVDAATIFLVTDPSRFDVIVTDNLFGDILTDLAGAVTGGIGLAASGNINPDGAFPSMFEPVHGSAPDIAGQQKADPTAAILSIALLLDHLGLSAESARISAAVEADIAERSSARTTAEIGSAITARL; from the coding sequence ATGTCGCGTGTCGTGAAGCTGGCCGTCATCCCCGGTGACGGCATCGGACCCGAGGTCGTCGCCGAGGCCGAGAAGGTCCTCGACGCGGTGACCGCGCAGAGCGACGTCGTCTTCGAGAAGACCCGCTTCTCGCTCGGAGCCGCCCGCTTCCTCGAGACCGGTGACACCCTGACCGACGAAGACCTCGAGGCCATCTCCGCGCAGGACGCCATCCTCCTGGGTGCTGTCGGCGGAACGCCGGGAGATCCGCGCTTGAAGGACGCCAACATCGAGCGCGGGCTGCTGCTGAAGCTCCGCTTCACGCTGGACCACTACGTGAACCTTCGTCCCTCCAAGCTCTTCACCGGTGCGCCTGGGCCGCTCGCGAATCCGGGCGAGATCGACTTCGTCGTGGTGCGGGAGGGGACGGAGGGACCCTACGTCGGCAACGGCGGCGCGATCCGTAAGGGGACCCCGCACGAGATCGCCAACGAGACGTCCGTGAACACCGCCTTCGGCGTCGAGCGCGTGGTGCGCTACGCCTTCGACCTTGCCGAGCGACGCCGCAGGAAGCTCACGCTCGTGCACAAGACGAACGTGCTGGTGCACGCCGGCGGCATCTGGCAGCGCATCGTGAACGAGGTCGCGGCCGCGCACCCCGACGTCGCCGTCGACTACCTGCACGTGGATGCGGCGACGATCTTCCTGGTCACCGACCCCTCGCGGTTCGACGTGATCGTCACCGACAACCTGTTCGGCGACATCCTCACCGACCTGGCCGGTGCGGTGACCGGCGGCATCGGTCTCGCAGCATCCGGCAACATCAACCCGGACGGTGCGTTCCCCTCGATGTTCGAGCCGGTGCACGGCTCGGCGCCCGACATCGCCGGGCAGCAGAAGGCCGATCCGACGGCGGCGATCCTGTCGATCGCACTCCTGCTCGACCACCTGGGACTCTCCGCCGAATCCGCCCGCATCAGCGCGGCGGTCGAGGCGGATATCGCCGAGCGCAGCTCGGCACGCACGACGGCGGAGATCGGCTCCGCGATCACTGCCCGCCTCTGA
- a CDS encoding MFS transporter produces the protein MTGVALTAAQQSAVQRRTVLVLSFGQVLGGIAFGATVSLGALLAADISGSDALSGLATASVTLGAAVCAIPLARLAARVGRRRALTLGNLFALVGIAVVILAASVRVFPLLLAGILMIGAGNAGNLQSRFAATDLAAPQHRGRDLSIVVWSTTIGGVAGPLLLGPGEIVGAAIGMPPQTGSYVFSFVAQCAALVLYVVALRPDPLLAAQRLAKAAATATGARIADRPLVARYAIFAVAGSHVVMASVMAMTPVHLSHMAHGAHGMAATPADVSALVGITIALHVGGMYALSPLFGVLADRWGRLRVVLLGQVLLGGALAFAVFTGTETWGVMVALILLGLGWSAATVAGAALLTEASAPEIRTRRQGRSDSLMSLSAAAGSILAGVVLSNFQYAGLGIAASVLVIAIVALSPLGRTTR, from the coding sequence ATGACCGGCGTCGCCTTGACGGCGGCGCAGCAGTCGGCCGTACAGCGGCGCACCGTGCTGGTGCTCTCGTTCGGCCAGGTCCTCGGCGGCATCGCCTTCGGAGCGACGGTCTCACTCGGCGCACTGCTGGCCGCGGACATCTCAGGCAGTGATGCTCTGTCGGGACTCGCGACGGCATCCGTGACGCTCGGCGCCGCGGTGTGCGCCATCCCGCTGGCACGCTTGGCGGCGAGGGTCGGCCGTCGCCGGGCGCTGACCCTCGGGAACCTGTTCGCACTCGTCGGCATCGCGGTGGTGATCCTCGCGGCATCCGTGCGGGTCTTCCCGCTGCTGCTGGCCGGCATCCTGATGATCGGCGCGGGCAACGCCGGCAACCTGCAGTCGCGGTTCGCGGCGACCGACCTCGCCGCGCCGCAGCATCGCGGGCGGGATCTCTCGATCGTCGTCTGGTCGACCACCATCGGCGGCGTCGCGGGCCCGCTGCTGCTCGGACCGGGCGAGATCGTCGGCGCGGCGATCGGGATGCCGCCGCAGACGGGCTCCTACGTCTTCTCTTTCGTGGCGCAGTGCGCGGCACTCGTGCTCTACGTCGTCGCCCTGCGGCCCGACCCGCTGCTCGCGGCGCAGCGGCTGGCGAAGGCGGCGGCCACGGCGACCGGCGCTCGTATCGCCGACCGCCCCTTGGTGGCGCGCTACGCGATCTTCGCGGTGGCGGGATCCCACGTCGTGATGGCCTCCGTCATGGCGATGACTCCGGTGCACCTGTCGCACATGGCGCACGGCGCGCACGGGATGGCAGCCACACCCGCCGACGTGTCCGCCCTCGTGGGCATCACGATCGCGCTGCACGTCGGCGGCATGTACGCCCTGTCGCCGCTCTTCGGCGTGCTGGCCGACCGGTGGGGTCGCCTGCGGGTCGTCCTGCTCGGCCAGGTGCTGCTCGGCGGGGCGCTGGCGTTCGCTGTCTTCACCGGCACGGAGACCTGGGGCGTCATGGTCGCCCTGATCCTGCTCGGCCTGGGCTGGAGCGCGGCCACGGTCGCCGGTGCTGCCCTGCTCACCGAGGCCTCCGCGCCCGAGATCCGCACGCGGCGACAGGGGCGCAGCGACTCGCTGATGAGCCTGTCGGCGGCGGCCGGGTCGATCCTCGCCGGGGTGGTGCTGTCCAACTTCCAGTACGCGGGACTCGGCATCGCGGCATCCGTTCTGGTCATCGCGATCGTCGCGCTGTCGCCGCTAGGGCGGACGACGCGATGA
- a CDS encoding branched-chain amino acid aminotransferase has protein sequence MTTIDAEAAVAPLDFAVTKNLAAATPARVAEVHENPGFGVVFTDHMVDICWSAKGGWHRPRVQPYGPIPLDPAASVLHYGQEIFEGIKAYRHEDGSIHTFRPDRNAARLQASARRLALPELPTDYFIQSLREIVAVDGRWVPSGADQSLYLRPFMFAKEAFLGVRAAQKVAYYVIASPAGAYFSGGVKPVRIWLSEDYARAGKGGTGKAKTGGNYASSLLAQSEASAKGCDQVVFLNEHRNVEELGGMNVVFVFKDGRVVTPESDSILEGITRDSLLQLAEDRGYTVEKRPISIDEWREGVASGDIVEVFACGTAAVVTPIGALVGEGFDEPQPQGELALSLREELTDIQYGRREDRHGWLLRLDA, from the coding sequence ATGACGACCATCGATGCAGAGGCTGCCGTGGCGCCGCTCGATTTCGCTGTGACCAAGAACCTCGCGGCCGCGACGCCCGCCCGCGTGGCCGAGGTGCACGAGAACCCCGGATTCGGAGTGGTCTTCACCGACCACATGGTCGACATCTGCTGGTCGGCCAAGGGCGGATGGCACCGCCCGCGCGTGCAGCCCTACGGTCCCATTCCGCTCGACCCCGCCGCATCCGTCCTGCACTACGGGCAGGAGATCTTCGAGGGCATCAAGGCGTACCGCCACGAGGACGGATCGATCCACACGTTCCGCCCCGACCGCAATGCGGCGCGCCTGCAGGCGAGTGCCCGGCGCCTCGCGCTGCCGGAGCTCCCCACCGACTACTTCATCCAGTCGCTGCGCGAGATCGTCGCCGTCGACGGCCGCTGGGTGCCCTCCGGTGCTGATCAGAGTCTCTACCTGCGGCCCTTCATGTTCGCCAAGGAGGCCTTCCTCGGAGTCCGGGCCGCGCAGAAGGTCGCGTACTACGTGATCGCCAGCCCTGCCGGGGCCTATTTCTCCGGCGGCGTGAAGCCGGTGCGCATCTGGCTCTCCGAGGACTACGCCCGCGCAGGCAAGGGTGGCACGGGCAAGGCGAAGACGGGCGGCAACTACGCGTCGAGCCTGCTCGCGCAGTCCGAGGCGAGCGCGAAGGGCTGCGACCAGGTCGTGTTCCTGAACGAGCACCGCAACGTCGAGGAGCTCGGCGGCATGAACGTCGTGTTCGTCTTCAAGGACGGCCGCGTCGTGACGCCCGAGTCGGACAGCATCCTCGAGGGCATCACGCGCGACTCGCTGCTGCAGCTCGCGGAGGACCGCGGCTACACGGTGGAGAAGCGTCCGATCTCGATCGACGAGTGGCGTGAGGGTGTGGCATCCGGCGACATCGTCGAGGTGTTCGCGTGTGGCACCGCCGCCGTCGTCACCCCGATCGGCGCACTCGTCGGCGAGGGATTCGACGAGCCGCAGCCGCAGGGCGAGCTCGCACTGTCGCTGCGCGAAGAGCTCACCGACATCCAGTACGGCCGCCGCGAGGACCGGCACGGCTGGCTGCTGCGTCTGGACGCCTGA
- a CDS encoding fumarylacetoacetate hydrolase family protein: MKIARFSHDDAISYGIIDGSDLVVLAGDPMFTGYETTGARVPLADAALLAPVIPRSKVVCVGKNYHDHAAEMGGVAPEEPLLFLKPNTAVVGPGDAIVRPTLSEQTEYEGELVVVIGKIAKNVKAANALDYVLGYTIGNDVTARDLQRKDGQWARAKGFDTFCPLGPVIETDFDLSSATIETRVNGEVRQQAPLTDMIHSVPAIIEYASAVFTLLPGDVIMTGTPAGVGAFGAGDVVEVEISGLGILRNVARDAVSAS, from the coding sequence ATGAAGATCGCCCGGTTCAGCCACGACGACGCCATCAGCTACGGGATCATCGACGGGAGCGACCTCGTCGTGCTCGCCGGAGACCCGATGTTCACCGGATACGAGACCACCGGTGCTCGGGTTCCTCTGGCGGATGCCGCGCTGCTCGCACCCGTCATCCCGCGCTCGAAGGTCGTCTGCGTCGGCAAGAACTATCACGACCACGCGGCCGAGATGGGGGGAGTGGCACCGGAGGAGCCGCTGCTGTTCCTCAAGCCGAACACCGCTGTGGTCGGACCCGGCGATGCGATCGTGCGTCCGACCCTGTCCGAGCAGACCGAGTACGAGGGCGAGCTCGTCGTCGTCATCGGCAAGATCGCCAAGAACGTCAAGGCCGCGAACGCTCTCGACTACGTGCTCGGATACACGATCGGCAACGATGTGACCGCGCGCGACCTGCAGCGCAAGGACGGCCAGTGGGCGAGGGCGAAGGGTTTCGACACCTTCTGCCCGCTCGGACCCGTGATCGAGACGGACTTCGACCTTTCCTCCGCGACGATCGAGACCCGAGTCAACGGCGAGGTGCGCCAGCAGGCGCCGCTGACCGACATGATCCACTCGGTCCCGGCCATCATCGAGTACGCCTCCGCCGTGTTCACCCTCCTTCCCGGCGACGTGATCATGACGGGCACGCCGGCCGGTGTCGGCGCGTTCGGTGCGGGCGACGTCGTCGAAGTCGAGATCTCGGGGCTGGGGATCCTGCGCAACGTCGCACGCGACGCCGTATCGGCGTCATGA
- the ilvN gene encoding acetolactate synthase small subunit: MSTHVLSLLVEDRPGLLTRVAGLFARRSFNIESLAVGVTEVPGISRITVVVDVEEQLPLEQVTKQLNKLINVIKIVELDASSSVQREHMLVKVRTDNSTRSNVIEVVNLFRASVVDYAPDALVVEVTGDKGKVEALLKAFEPFGIKEIAQSGLLAIGRGGKSITERVLRG, from the coding sequence ATGTCGACCCATGTGCTGAGCCTGCTGGTGGAGGACCGTCCCGGTCTTCTCACCCGTGTCGCCGGGCTGTTCGCCCGTCGCAGCTTCAACATCGAGTCCCTCGCCGTGGGAGTCACCGAGGTTCCGGGCATCTCTCGGATCACGGTCGTCGTCGACGTGGAGGAGCAGCTTCCGCTCGAGCAGGTGACGAAGCAGCTGAACAAGCTGATCAACGTCATCAAGATCGTCGAGCTCGATGCGTCGTCGTCCGTGCAGCGCGAGCACATGCTCGTCAAGGTGCGCACCGACAACTCCACGCGATCGAACGTGATCGAGGTCGTGAACCTGTTCCGCGCGTCGGTCGTCGACTACGCGCCGGATGCGCTCGTCGTCGAGGTCACCGGAGACAAGGGCAAGGTCGAAGCCCTGCTCAAGGCCTTCGAGCCGTTCGGCATCAAGGAGATCGCCCAGTCGGGTCTCCTCGCGATCGGCCGCGGCGGCAAGAGCATCACCGAGCGCGTTCTGCGCGGCTGA